A genomic window from Bubalus bubalis isolate 160015118507 breed Murrah chromosome X, NDDB_SH_1, whole genome shotgun sequence includes:
- the LOC102399771 gene encoding melanoma-associated antigen 10-like: MAAAETASLPQSPVGVCPSPTAMADTPGSQSEDHGPNRQDEVPSTSHDHEDASSSLQDALRVKNELVQFLLSRYLAREPITKAELLNSVLRDYQDHYVVILGQASEYLQLVFGLEVKEVDPSEYTYILVPTLGLTLNEMLRDEQRLPKAGLLVIVLCLIAVEVNSAPEEAIWGALSRIEVYPGSEHYIYGEPRELLTQVWVQEGYLEYRQVPDSNPARSEFLWGPRAYAETSKSEVLEYLDRVS, translated from the coding sequence ATGGCTGCTGCTGAAACAGCCAGTCTCCCCCAGAGCCCTGTGGGTGTCTGCCCCTCTCCCACTGCCATGGCTGACACTCCAGGGAGCCAATCTGAAGACCATGGCCCCAACAGGCAAGATGAAGTGCCAAGCACCTCACATGACCACGAAGATGCCAGCTCCTCACTCCAAGATGCACTACGGGTGAAGAATGAGCTGGTACAATTCCTGCTCAGTAGGTATCTTGCCAGGGAGCCGATCACAAAAGCAGAATTGCTGAATAGTGTCCTCAGAGATTACCAGGACCACTACGTGGTGATCCTCGGTCAAGCCTCAGAGTACCTGCAGCTGGTCTTTGGTTTGGAGGTGAAGGAGGTGGACCCCAGTGAGTACACCTATATCCTGGTCCCCACCCTGGGCCTCACCCTCAATGAGATGCTGAGGGATGAGCAGAGGTTGCCCAAGGCCGGCCTCCTGGTGATAGTCCTGTGCCTGATTGCTGTGGAGGTCAACTCCGCTCCTGAGGAGGCAATCTGGGGCGCACTCAGCAGGATAGAGGTGTATCCCGGGAGTGAGCACTACATCTATGGGGAGCCCAGGGAGCTGCTGACCCAAGTGTGGGTGCAGGAAGGTTACCTAGAGTACCGGCAGGTGCCTGACAGCAACCCTGCTCGCTCTGAGTTCCTGTGGGGTCCCCGGGCCTATGCAGAGACCAGCAAGTCTGAAGTCCTGGAGTATCTGGACAGAGTCAGTTGA